DNA sequence from the Candidatus Kaistella beijingensis genome:
ATTTTGAGTTTGGAGCGGTCATTTCTACCAAAGCAAGTCCTTACCGTGCAATTTACAATTCATCCAGAAATATACGAGGTTTATATACCAAGTGGCGGGAAACCGGAGGTATAGATTCTTATCTTGGCGATCTGGTGACACCCAACCGTAACTACCCTAAAATAAAAATTTCACAATTTGCAGAATTTCAGAAAGGATTCATCTATGAGAGTTATGTGAAGCAAGCTAACAGCAGCTATGATAAAGAAGATGCATTCGTGATTCTAAAAGGACCTATTTTCGATTATTACGCATCAAAAAAATGGGAACAAGGCTATCTTGGTTTGCCAATAAGTGACGAATTTTCTTCTAAAAAATCAAACGAAGATATCAGAGGGCAGCAGTTCCAAGGTGGAACTATTTATGTGACAAAATCACTCGGAGCGTTTGAAAAGAAAAATTGATTAACTCAATCGTATCTGGATTGTTTACATAAAATGTTCCGTGTTTAAAGTAAGTAATCTGTTTATTTCAATCAACATAAATTAAAAAAAATGAAAAATATATTCAATACAAGTTTTTTAGCTGTTATTATCATTCTGTTAAATTCTAACGTGCAGGCACAGATGCCAGATAAAAAAGCAATGGAGAAAATAAAGGCTATGCAGAAAATGTATAGTGGCACTTCCAAAACAGGTCCGGGAAAAATCACTTATAGCATCAATAACAAGACTTACAGTTATTCTGATGGTATCAGTACTGTAATTATAGACGGTAAAATAGGTGATATTTCGGATGATCAGCACAATGCGGTAATCGGAGACGGAATGCCTCACGCGTTTAAAATCGGCCAGCCATACATCTGCAATGGTCTTATAGCAAAGGTTGATGGTATGCAATATTCCAGGAGAAGCAAAAATAATAAGGTAACCATCCTCTCTTATAATGGAAAAGTGATTAAAGGTATTTTTTCCGGAACCGTTTATAATGAAAAAACAAAAAAAACATTACCTATAAAGGGAAGCTTTGAGACGGGTAACATCACTTCTTTGTAAATTAGTACATTATGAAAAAAAATATTTATTTATTGTTTTTATTAATGATTTACAATTCTGGATTTTCCCAAACTTTGGGCGTTTCCGGGAAGTATATTATTAAAAATGGAAATAATATTATTTTGCGAGGCATCAATTATCCTTTTATTGATGATGGAAATATCAACCTTATTTCACCTGCAAGCTATCAGTTTTATCTGAATGAAGCTTCCAAAACCGGAGCGAATACGATGAGGATTTCCTGGTATCTTCCGGGAACACATTGGCGAGATATTCAGACACCTGGAACTGTGCAGGGTTATGTCAATAATGGTCATCTCAGCAACATCCTGACTTACATAGAATCCAAAAATATGATTCCCATTCTTGAAATCCATAACGGCACCTGTGGAAATGACTGGAATTTATTTAACAATTCCATTATTCCTTTCTGGAAAAGTTCACAAATGCTTTCGATTATCAATGCACATCAGGGTAGTCTTATCATTAATCTGGCAAATGAATTCGGATATGTACGCTGGACAGGTAATACAACCGCAGCGATGACAACTTTCAAAACCAATTACAAAAATGCCATTACTCAACTCAGAGATGCCGGAATCAATGTACCTATAATGATAGATGCGCCGGATTGCGGGACTTCTTCTTCAGAGCTTGTATCTATGGCACCGGAAATTTTTAATCACGACCCGCTTCACAAGATCATATTCTCTGCACACGCCTATTGGTCAGATTATGCACCTACCAATACCAACATAGAAACAAAATTAACAGAAATGACCAATTCCGGATTATGCTGGTTTTTCGGAGAAATAGCTAAAAATCAAGATGGAAATAGCTGCGGAAGTATTGATTTATCCTCATACTATCCTGTATTGCTCACTAAACTATGCCAGAGACAGATTGGATGGGCAGCCTGGACTTATGATCAGGATTGCTCTGCTGCAAGGGAAATGACGACCAACGGTGTTTTTGCTAATCTCACCTCGTACGGCAATGACATAGTTAATAATCCTAATTATGGGTTGAAATCTACTTCCGGCTGTGGAGTACCATCTTCCGGAACTTTAACTTCTTCAGAAATAAATGCTGAAAATGAAGATAAAGTTTATCCTACAATGTTTAAAGATCGGTTTTTTGTCGAAACGAATCAGGAAGGAAGCTACAACATTTTTAGTATTGATGGAAGACAATTGTCCAACGGCAAATTAAAAAAAGGTAAAAATATGATTATTACAAAACAATTAAACATCGGAGCATATATCTTAAAAATCAATAAAACAAGTTATAAAATTGTTAAGTTTTAATCTGATAAACAATTCATTAATAAATAGATAGCAAAAAAATTAATATAACGCTTTAAGATATTTAAAGCGTTTTTTATTTCCTCAATTTTGGCAAAAAAAATTTGATCCTTAGAATGGGATAATTTAGAATTATCTTATTAAATATAAATTGTTTTGAATATTTAAGGACTTCGAATTAGGTTTGTCAGGTAACGGAAATTTCAAGAATTTCATCAATGTTAAAGCGTTTATACTCAGAGTAAACGTGCGAGTGAAAATCATTCAACTTTCTGAGTAATTCCAATAGTTCGGCTTTTTCATTATTTTCGAGTTTTCCGGCAAGAATTCGCGACGTCAAATTCACTTTTGCAACGGAACGGTGGAAATAATCTTCACCTTTTTCGGTGAGGTTTAAACGCTTACTTCTTTTGTCTTCGCTGTCGTTCTTTTCTTCAATTAATCCATATTCCAGAAGACGTTTGATGATTTGAGTTCCGGTCTGTTTTTCGTGACCGTTTCTTTCGATTAACTGAATTTTACTCAGATTCGGTTCGTCCTTCAATCGGTAAAGGTAGGTGAATTCTTCATTGGCCAATTCAGGGAAATCATTCAAGCCCTTTCTAATTAATTGTCTGGAATATCGTCCCAAAAGCAAAACCTGTTTGCAGATTTCATTTTCTGTAAAAGAAACCTGATGCTGTTCATTTTTAAAAAGTTTGGTTGGGCTCTCTTTTCGGTATTTTTTATCATTCAGCCAAAGACGGAAATCCTCAACATTAGAGTGAGGTTTATAAGCTTCGGAATTTTCAAATTCTTTAACCTGATGAAGCAGATCAATGAAAAAATCAGTATTCATAGCGCAAATTTAATCTAAGTATTTTAAATTTTTTTTATAATCTAATAAAGAGGTTGAAGAATCTAAACCCTTTCACGCTCCAACTCTCAAACCCACCAACTAAAGCTTAACACTTCCCATTCCGCCATCAATTCCGAAAATCTGTCCTGTAATCCACGAAGATTTATCTGAAACGAGGAAAGCCGTCATTTCTGCAATTTCTTCAGCCGTTCCTACTCTTTGCAGCGGATGTCTTTTCGCGGAAGCTTCTCTTTTCTCAGGTGTTCCTAAAAGCTGTGATGCCAGATTCGTGTCCGTTAAAGAAGGTGCAATCGCATTAACCCTAATTTTCTGAGCCGAGAATTCCGCCGCCAGACTTTTTGTAAGGCCTTCCACCGCATTTTTACTCGCCGCAATCGAAGCGTGAAAAGGCATTCCCAGTTTTGCCGCCACTGAACTGAAAAGCACAACGGAGGCACTTTCCGACTTTTTAAGATTCGGCAACAGTTTCTGAATCAATTTTACCGCTCCCAAAACATTGATCTCAAAATCATTCTTAAAATCATCCACAGAAAGTCGGTTAAAAGGTTTTAAATTAATGCTTCCCGGTGCATAAACCAATCCATCCACCACTTCAGGAAAATTAATGTCATCTAAGTTTCCCGAAAGAATATCCATTGTGTGGAATTCAATATTGGGATGCTTCAGTTCTGCATTTCCTGTTCTGGAAATTCCGATGATTTTGTTTTGTTCTGCGAGAATCTTTGCCGTTGCAAATCCGATTCCCTTTCCGCAACCGATGATGACGATATTTTTCATAATGAATTTATTTTTATGTTTTGGAACACGAAGGTTTTTATTTTGAGACACTTCGACAAGCTCAGTGTGACATCTCTAATACTATTCGTTTAATTATCTTTTAATTGTAAGGATGAGCTTAGTTTATGATGATTCTGACGAAATAAAGTGTCTATTTACAAAGCCTTTTTGCTCTTTTAAAGCACTCTATCTTCAAACAATTCTTTTGTGTCTTTTGTGGTAAATTTATCTTTTAGAAATTTTATTATTGCTGATCACTCTTTGTCTGCTGCATTTAAAGCGGTTAATTTCTTCGCTTCTCTTTTTCAAATGTTTCTGGCTCACTCCCGAATTCACTCTTTTTCGCCAAAGTTTGAAACTCGATTCCTTCAGTTCTGAACGCATCAGTTCAATCACTTCCGATTCGCTGACTCCGAACTGAAATTGTATGGCTTCAAACGGAGTACGGTCTTCCCAAGCCATTTCAATGATTCTGTCGATTTGCTGTATGTTGAGGTTTTTATTCATTTTTTAACTTTTATCGTGAGATCCTTCGACAAGCTCAGGATGACATCTCTAATACTAACTTTTACTCTGTGTTGTCAGGCTGTGCTTAGTTTATCCTGAGCCTGACGAAGGAAAGCTTTTTTACTTTTAAAGATCAATTCTTTTATTTCTTTTCTGGTTAAAAATCATTTCATATTCCCAATAAACTCCTTTGCTGTTTTAAAATGCTGTTTTCGTTTCTCTTCCGGCATTTTCTCCAGTGTTCTCAGCATCATTCCCAATCTTGGATTTTTAGCAAAAAACTCTTTATTGTCATTAATAAAATTCCAAAACAGCGCATCCCATTTTTCATTCCATTCTCCGTCCGGATAATCACTCATTTTCTTAATATAATTGCTTCCGCTGATGTACGGTTTCGTGCTCATCTTCCCGCCGTCCGAAAAACTGCTCATTCCATACACATTCGGAACCATTACCCAGTCGTAGGAATCGATAAACATTTCCATAAACCATTGATACACTTCATCAGGATTGAACTGACAGAGATTCATAAAATTGGCAAAAATCATGAGTCGTTCGATGTGATGCGCGTACCCGGTTTTCAGGATTTTCTGAAGCGAACTGTCAATCGGACGGATTCCTGTTTTGGCGGTGTAAAATGATTCCGGAAGTTTTTTGTCGTGTTTCCAATAATTTTTATTCCGCTGATATGTTCCCTGATACACATAAACCCCGCGCACAAATTCTCGCCAACCCAAAATCTGGCGGACAAAACCTTCCAGAGAATTCACCGGAATATCGTTTTCTTCTGCAAATGCAATCGCTTTTTCCAGCACATTTTCAGGTGTTAAAAGTCCGACATTCATTAACGGAGAAAGCACGCTGTGATGTAGAAAATGCTCCTTTTCCACGATGCTGTCCTCGTAAACGCCAAATTCCAGAAAACGGTTTTCAAGAAACTGTTCCAGCCATTGTTTGGCTTCCTTAAAAGTAGTCGGATAGAGCTGTTCATCCGTAAGAGTTCCGTAATTCTTGACAAAATGTTTTTCGGTGTAATCTTTTGCTTCCTCGTAAAATTCATTGTTTTTTGGAAAATGAATGGCAGGTGCTTTTTTATTTTTCGGATATTTTTTTCGGTTTTCGGTGTCGTAGGTCCATTTTCCGCCCAACGGTTTTCCGGCTTTCATCAGAATATTTCGGGTGATTCTCTGCTGTTTGTAAAAATCAGTTTGATGATAGGCTTTTTTACCCTCAAAATAATCTTTCAGATCTTCTTTGGTATTGATGAAAAGCGGACTGTCTAAAATTTCGAGTGCTAATTTGGTTTCCTTTAATCTTTTTTCCAGCCAATTGTCGCAAACATCCGTTGTTTTTATCGTTGAAAAATTTTCTTTTTCAAGCCTCGGAATTAAATTTCGGATGTCCGAAATTTTCGCTGAACTTTCAATGTATTCAACTTCAAAACCTGCCTTTTTTAATTGAGTTTCATAAAATTTCATGGTTGCGCGGTGAAAGGCAATCTTTTGTTTATGAAAAGAATATTGCTTGAAAAACAGAAATTCTTCCACCAAAAACACAGGCTGACTTTTATCCAGATCATCCATATCCTCAAAAAGCTGATGCGGAAAAATCAATTGGGCGATATTTTTTACTTCTTTAGCCATAAACGTCTGAATTTTTGATCGGAATCATACATTTCTGCCTGTTTTTCAGGGTTAAAAGTCCGGTCACGATTATCATTTCCGACTCCGGCGAGATACATCCAGTTGCCGTAATTGCTGTGAACATCATAATCGATCAGCATTTCCTCAAAATACGCCGCTCCGATTCTCCAGTCCTGTTTCAGAATTTTGCAGAAGTAGGAAGCTACATTTTGGCGACCGCGATTGCTCATCCAGCCTGTATTTTTCAGTTCGAGCATATTGGCATTCACGAAATCGGAATCCGTTTCTCCATCCCACCATTTTTGAATCAATGTTTTATTATTTTCCGCGAAATATTTTTGATGATTAATTCCGCTTTTCCAGAAAA
Encoded proteins:
- a CDS encoding SDR family NAD(P)-dependent oxidoreductase gives rise to the protein MKNIVIIGCGKGIGFATAKILAEQNKIIGISRTGNAELKHPNIEFHTMDILSGNLDDINFPEVVDGLVYAPGSINLKPFNRLSVDDFKNDFEINVLGAVKLIQKLLPNLKKSESASVVLFSSVAAKLGMPFHASIAASKNAVEGLTKSLAAEFSAQKIRVNAIAPSLTDTNLASQLLGTPEKREASAKRHPLQRVGTAEEIAEMTAFLVSDKSSWITGQIFGIDGGMGSVKL
- a CDS encoding cellulase family glycosylhydrolase; translation: MKKNIYLLFLLMIYNSGFSQTLGVSGKYIIKNGNNIILRGINYPFIDDGNINLISPASYQFYLNEASKTGANTMRISWYLPGTHWRDIQTPGTVQGYVNNGHLSNILTYIESKNMIPILEIHNGTCGNDWNLFNNSIIPFWKSSQMLSIINAHQGSLIINLANEFGYVRWTGNTTAAMTTFKTNYKNAITQLRDAGINVPIMIDAPDCGTSSSELVSMAPEIFNHDPLHKIIFSAHAYWSDYAPTNTNIETKLTEMTNSGLCWFFGEIAKNQDGNSCGSIDLSSYYPVLLTKLCQRQIGWAAWTYDQDCSAAREMTTNGVFANLTSYGNDIVNNPNYGLKSTSGCGVPSSGTLTSSEINAENEDKVYPTMFKDRFFVETNQEGSYNIFSIDGRQLSNGKLKKGKNMIITKQLNIGAYILKINKTSYKIVKF
- a CDS encoding cryptochrome/photolyase family protein, whose protein sequence is MAKEVKNIAQLIFPHQLFEDMDDLDKSQPVFLVEEFLFFKQYSFHKQKIAFHRATMKFYETQLKKAGFEVEYIESSAKISDIRNLIPRLEKENFSTIKTTDVCDNWLEKRLKETKLALEILDSPLFINTKEDLKDYFEGKKAYHQTDFYKQQRITRNILMKAGKPLGGKWTYDTENRKKYPKNKKAPAIHFPKNNEFYEEAKDYTEKHFVKNYGTLTDEQLYPTTFKEAKQWLEQFLENRFLEFGVYEDSIVEKEHFLHHSVLSPLMNVGLLTPENVLEKAIAFAEENDIPVNSLEGFVRQILGWREFVRGVYVYQGTYQRNKNYWKHDKKLPESFYTAKTGIRPIDSSLQKILKTGYAHHIERLMIFANFMNLCQFNPDEVYQWFMEMFIDSYDWVMVPNVYGMSSFSDGGKMSTKPYISGSNYIKKMSDYPDGEWNEKWDALFWNFINDNKEFFAKNPRLGMMLRTLEKMPEEKRKQHFKTAKEFIGNMK
- a CDS encoding MarR family winged helix-turn-helix transcriptional regulator, translated to MNTDFFIDLLHQVKEFENSEAYKPHSNVEDFRLWLNDKKYRKESPTKLFKNEQHQVSFTENEICKQVLLLGRYSRQLIRKGLNDFPELANEEFTYLYRLKDEPNLSKIQLIERNGHEKQTGTQIIKRLLEYGLIEEKNDSEDKRSKRLNLTEKGEDYFHRSVAKVNLTSRILAGKLENNEKAELLELLRKLNDFHSHVYSEYKRFNIDEILEISVT
- a CDS encoding TIGR03643 family protein; translation: MNKNLNIQQIDRIIEMAWEDRTPFEAIQFQFGVSESEVIELMRSELKESSFKLWRKRVNSGVSQKHLKKRSEEINRFKCSRQRVISNNKISKR